From the Lolium rigidum isolate FL_2022 chromosome 2, APGP_CSIRO_Lrig_0.1, whole genome shotgun sequence genome, one window contains:
- the LOC124687310 gene encoding uncharacterized protein LOC124687310 isoform X1: MYSLIFRIHELKAANSSASTSCSLHPGYVFNIALKKSTRCNAIQILLPVATHRIRVGGNAAERTPCPNWIGALEKTIRSYAETRGDHVVEPTLGLTFDSLGEAYDFYNLYSWEHGFGVRYGKSRLNPERTKTMQEIACGCSGKPVKENSRSCRCECAAMIRLLRTKDNGKKSEFRAEFHKVVNHMLTPDEFENAWGLLLEKYNLKTHPFLTQIYEVRHKWAKPYFQGVFCAKMTSTQRSESTNMMLKTDVPPGCATNMFVKHYMRLQHDREADEGYEEKRTKMSKPVLHVNLAIEEHASKIYTRAMFGQFGENLYQEDIK; encoded by the exons ATGTACTCATTAATTTTTCGCATCCACGAGCTGAAGGCCGCAAACAGCTCAGCGTCGACCTCCTGCTCTCTTCATCCTG GGTATGTCTTCAATATTGCATTAAAAAAATCAACGCGGTGCAATGCAATTCAAATTTTGCTCCCCGTTGCAACGCACAG GATTAGAGTGGGGGGCAATGCCGCAGAAAGAACACCATGTCCGAACTGGATAGGAGCATTGGAGAAGACCATAAGGAGTTATGCCGAAACTAGGGGAGACCATGTTGTGGAGCCGACATTAGGGTTGACGTTTGACTCCCTCGGTGAGGCATATGATTTCTACAACCTATACTCTTGGGAGCATGGGTTCGGCGTACGGTATGGTAAAAGTCGACTGAACCCTGAACGAACTAAGACGATGCAAGAAATAGCCTGCGGTTGCTCG GGCAAGCCAGTGAAGGAGAACTCAAGGTCCTGCCGATGCGAGTGTGCAGCCATGATAAGGTTGTTGAGGACAAAGGACAACGGAAAGAAAAGCGAGTTCCGAGCTGAGTTTCACAAAGTAGTAAACCACATGCTGACGCCTGACGAGTTTGAGAACGCCTGGGGGTTGCTGCTGGAGAAATACAACCTGAAGACACACCCGTTCTTGACCCAAATTTACGAGGTTCGACATAAGTGGGCAAAGCCATACTTCCAGGGAGTTTTTTGTGCAAAAATGACGAGCACACAGCGTAGCGAGAGCACAAACATGATGCTCAAGACTGATGTCCCCCCCGGTTGCGCCACGAACATGTTCGTGAAGCACTACATGCGGCTGCAGCATGACAGAGAAGCAGACGAGGGTTATGAGGAGAAAAGAACAAAAATG TCGAAACCGGTGCTCCACGTCAACCTAGCTATCGAGGAGCATGCGAGCAAGATATACACAAGGGCAATGTTTGGACAATTCGGCGAGAACCTGTATCAGGAGGATATAAAGTAG
- the LOC124687310 gene encoding uncharacterized protein LOC124687310 isoform X2 yields MPPEHHHVLINFSHPRAEGRKQLSVDLLLSSSWIRVGGNAAERTPCPNWIGALEKTIRSYAETRGDHVVEPTLGLTFDSLGEAYDFYNLYSWEHGFGVRYGKSRLNPERTKTMQEIACGCSGKPVKENSRSCRCECAAMIRLLRTKDNGKKSEFRAEFHKVVNHMLTPDEFENAWGLLLEKYNLKTHPFLTQIYEVRHKWAKPYFQGVFCAKMTSTQRSESTNMMLKTDVPPGCATNMFVKHYMRLQHDREADEGYEEKRTKMSKPVLHVNLAIEEHASKIYTRAMFGQFGENLYQEDIK; encoded by the exons ATGCCTCCAGAACATCATCATGTACTCATTAATTTTTCGCATCCACGAGCTGAAGGCCGCAAACAGCTCAGCGTCGACCTCCTGCTCTCTTCATCCTG GATTAGAGTGGGGGGCAATGCCGCAGAAAGAACACCATGTCCGAACTGGATAGGAGCATTGGAGAAGACCATAAGGAGTTATGCCGAAACTAGGGGAGACCATGTTGTGGAGCCGACATTAGGGTTGACGTTTGACTCCCTCGGTGAGGCATATGATTTCTACAACCTATACTCTTGGGAGCATGGGTTCGGCGTACGGTATGGTAAAAGTCGACTGAACCCTGAACGAACTAAGACGATGCAAGAAATAGCCTGCGGTTGCTCG GGCAAGCCAGTGAAGGAGAACTCAAGGTCCTGCCGATGCGAGTGTGCAGCCATGATAAGGTTGTTGAGGACAAAGGACAACGGAAAGAAAAGCGAGTTCCGAGCTGAGTTTCACAAAGTAGTAAACCACATGCTGACGCCTGACGAGTTTGAGAACGCCTGGGGGTTGCTGCTGGAGAAATACAACCTGAAGACACACCCGTTCTTGACCCAAATTTACGAGGTTCGACATAAGTGGGCAAAGCCATACTTCCAGGGAGTTTTTTGTGCAAAAATGACGAGCACACAGCGTAGCGAGAGCACAAACATGATGCTCAAGACTGATGTCCCCCCCGGTTGCGCCACGAACATGTTCGTGAAGCACTACATGCGGCTGCAGCATGACAGAGAAGCAGACGAGGGTTATGAGGAGAAAAGAACAAAAATG TCGAAACCGGTGCTCCACGTCAACCTAGCTATCGAGGAGCATGCGAGCAAGATATACACAAGGGCAATGTTTGGACAATTCGGCGAGAACCTGTATCAGGAGGATATAAAGTAG